A section of the Clostridium sp. TW13 genome encodes:
- the gyrA gene encoding DNA gyrase subunit A, with protein sequence MNLNEGKVKDVDIKNEMKKCYIDYAMSVIVGRALPDVRDGLKPVHRRILYSMQELGITPDKGYRKCARIVGEVLGKYHPHGDTSVYDALVRMAQDFSMRYMLVDGHGNFGSVDGDSAAAMRYTESRMSKIATEMLRDINKETVDFIPNFDGEEKEPVVLPSRIPNLLVNGSSGIAVGMATNIPPHNLGEVIDGTINLIDNPELTVLELMTYIKGPDFPTAATIMGKAGIRAAYETGKGKIVVRAKAEIEEEKNRQKIIVTELPYMVNKAKLIENIADLVKDKKITGISDLRDESDRDGMRIVIEIKRDANANVVLNLLYKHTKMQDTFGVIMLALVDNQPEVLNLKQILTYYIAHQKEVITRRTVFELRKAEERAHILEGLRIALDNIDEVISIIRGSKTSEIAKNTLIEKFALSVIQAQAILEMRLRRLTGLERDKIEQEFNELMELMRYLNEILSSEERLLGVIKEELLAIKAKYNDERRTVINKVENEIDIEDLIQEEDVVITLTNGGYIKRISADTYSAQKRGGKGIQAMTTKEDDFVEHVFVTSTHTNLLFFTNKGKAYKIKAYEVPEAGRTAKGTNLVNLIPVEKEEKIQVVLAIKDLDQDGYLFMATTHGLVKKTSLSEFKNIRKNGLIAINLRDGDELLKVKVTYGDANIIIATKEGFAIKFSEKDVRPMGRTASGVKSINLRKGDLAVCMDIAVDDEELLVISENGFGKRTPLKEYKLQNRGGMGLITYKISEKTGKVVGATVCNEDKELMLINSSGVAIRINISDISVTSRSAMGVTLMRTLEDEKIVAIAKIDKAEVEEDDLDTEAAVENSVEETNNGLEKLIERAQEEE encoded by the coding sequence ATGAATTTGAATGAAGGAAAAGTAAAAGATGTAGATATAAAGAATGAAATGAAAAAGTGCTATATTGACTATGCTATGAGCGTAATAGTAGGTAGAGCATTACCAGATGTTAGAGATGGACTTAAACCTGTTCACAGAAGAATTTTATATTCAATGCAGGAGCTAGGTATAACTCCTGATAAAGGATACAGAAAATGTGCAAGAATAGTTGGAGAAGTTTTAGGTAAATATCACCCACATGGTGATACATCAGTATATGATGCATTAGTTAGAATGGCTCAAGACTTTTCAATGAGATATATGCTTGTAGATGGTCATGGTAACTTTGGTTCTGTAGATGGTGATTCAGCTGCTGCAATGAGATATACAGAATCAAGAATGAGTAAAATAGCTACAGAAATGCTGAGAGATATAAATAAAGAAACTGTAGATTTTATACCAAACTTTGATGGTGAAGAAAAGGAACCAGTTGTTTTACCTTCTAGAATACCAAACTTATTAGTAAATGGTTCTTCAGGTATAGCAGTTGGTATGGCTACTAATATACCTCCACATAATTTGGGTGAGGTAATTGATGGAACAATAAACCTTATTGATAATCCAGAGTTGACTGTTTTAGAACTTATGACTTATATTAAGGGACCTGATTTCCCAACTGCCGCAACTATAATGGGTAAGGCAGGAATAAGGGCAGCTTATGAAACAGGTAAAGGAAAGATAGTAGTAAGAGCTAAAGCAGAAATAGAAGAAGAGAAGAATAGACAGAAAATAATTGTAACAGAATTGCCATACATGGTTAACAAGGCTAAGCTTATAGAAAATATAGCTGATCTAGTTAAAGATAAAAAGATAACTGGTATCTCAGATTTAAGAGATGAGTCTGATAGAGATGGTATGAGAATAGTTATAGAAATAAAGAGAGATGCAAATGCTAATGTTGTTCTTAATTTATTATATAAGCATACAAAAATGCAAGATACATTTGGTGTTATAATGTTGGCTTTAGTTGATAATCAACCAGAAGTATTAAACTTGAAACAAATATTAACTTACTATATTGCACATCAAAAAGAAGTTATAACAAGAAGAACAGTATTTGAATTAAGAAAAGCTGAAGAAAGAGCTCATATACTTGAAGGGTTAAGAATAGCTTTAGATAATATTGATGAAGTTATTAGTATAATCAGAGGTTCTAAAACTAGTGAGATAGCAAAAAATACTCTTATAGAGAAGTTTGCATTATCAGTTATTCAAGCTCAAGCTATACTAGAAATGAGACTTAGAAGATTAACAGGTTTAGAACGAGATAAAATAGAACAAGAATTTAATGAACTTATGGAATTAATGAGATACTTAAATGAAATACTATCAAGTGAAGAAAGATTACTTGGTGTAATAAAAGAAGAATTACTTGCAATAAAAGCCAAGTATAATGATGAAAGACGAACTGTAATAAATAAAGTTGAAAATGAAATAGATATAGAAGATTTAATCCAAGAAGAGGATGTAGTTATAACTCTTACTAATGGTGGGTATATAAAGAGAATATCTGCTGACACTTATTCAGCTCAAAAAAGAGGGGGTAAGGGTATACAGGCAATGACTACAAAGGAAGATGATTTTGTAGAACATGTATTTGTAACTTCTACGCATACCAATCTTTTATTCTTCACTAATAAGGGTAAAGCATATAAGATAAAAGCATATGAAGTGCCTGAAGCTGGAAGAACAGCTAAAGGAACAAATCTAGTAAACTTAATTCCTGTAGAAAAAGAAGAAAAGATACAAGTAGTGTTAGCTATAAAGGATTTAGATCAGGATGGATATTTGTTTATGGCTACTACTCATGGGCTTGTTAAGAAAACATCTTTAAGTGAATTTAAAAATATAAGAAAAAATGGTCTTATAGCTATAAATCTTAGAGATGGGGATGAGTTACTAAAGGTTAAGGTAACTTATGGAGATGCTAATATAATCATAGCTACAAAAGAAGGTTTTGCTATTAAGTTTAGTGAAAAAGATGTAAGACCAATGGGAAGAACAGCTTCTGGAGTTAAATCAATAAATCTTAGAAAAGGAGACTTAGCTGTATGTATGGATATAGCAGTAGATGATGAAGAGCTTCTTGTAATAAGTGAAAATGGTTTTGGAAAGAGAACTCCTCTTAAGGAATATAAACTTCAAAACAGAGGTGGAATGGGTTTAATTACTTATAAGATTTCTGAGAAGACAGGTAAAGTAGTTGGAGCAACCGTATGTAATGAAGACAAAGAATTAATGCTTATCAATAGTAGTGGCGTTGCTATTAGAATTAATATATCAGATATTTCTGTAACAAGCAGATCTGCTATGGGAGTAACATTAATGAGAACATTAGAAGATGAAAAGATAGTTGCTATTGCTAAGATCGATAAGGCAGAAGTTGAAGAAGATGATTTAGATACTGAGGCGGCTGTAGAAAATAGTGTAGAAGAAACGAATAATGGCTTAGAAAAACTTATTGAAAGAGCACAAGAAGAAGAATAA
- the yaaA gene encoding S4 domain-containing protein YaaA: MVNVEISTDFIKLDAFLKWCSIAQSGAEAKMFILDEMVLVNGEICTQRGRKLYKGDYVEFEGEKYTII, encoded by the coding sequence ATGGTTAATGTTGAAATAAGCACTGATTTTATAAAACTAGATGCTTTTTTGAAATGGTGTTCTATAGCTCAAAGTGGCGCTGAAGCTAAAATGTTTATATTGGATGAAATGGTATTAGTAAATGGTGAAATATGCACTCAAAGGGGGCGTAAGCTTTATAAAGGTGATTACGTTGAATTTGAAGGTGAGAAATATACAATAATTTAA
- the recF gene encoding DNA replication/repair protein RecF (All proteins in this family for which functions are known are DNA-binding proteins that assist the filamentation of RecA onto DNA for the initiation of recombination or recombinational repair.): MFIKNLQLLSYRNYENISINFEKNVNVFMGDNAQGKTNILESIYYCAFAKSHRTNKDKELISWDKERALISLNIAKERLDKKIDISIFKDGKKGIKVNSIKINKIGELVGVFNVVMFSPEDLKIAKESPGIRRKFLDMEISQLNKKYYYSLVQYNKILSERNTVLKKNNAEESMLDIYDIQLSKYGEYIIKQRIEYLNNLNSHGKQIHRDITSGKEEIEFKYINSFKITENISEDMLKALSKDRKKDIERRITNIGPHRDDFSIFINDMDAKNYASQGQQRTAVLTIKFASLQIIKDIMGEYPVLLLDDVLSELDFNRKRYVLSSINNIQTIITCTGIEDLYNYLDPNAKVFKVKKGAII; this comes from the coding sequence ATGTTTATTAAGAATTTACAACTATTAAGTTATAGAAATTATGAAAATATATCTATAAACTTCGAAAAAAATGTTAATGTATTCATGGGTGATAATGCTCAAGGAAAAACTAACATACTTGAGTCTATATATTATTGTGCATTTGCAAAATCACATCGAACAAACAAAGATAAGGAACTGATATCTTGGGATAAAGAAAGAGCCTTAATAAGTCTAAATATCGCAAAAGAAAGATTAGATAAAAAAATAGATATAAGTATTTTTAAAGATGGTAAAAAAGGTATCAAGGTTAATTCTATAAAAATAAATAAGATTGGTGAGTTAGTTGGAGTTTTCAATGTAGTTATGTTTTCTCCAGAGGATCTAAAGATTGCAAAGGAATCACCAGGTATTAGAAGAAAATTTCTTGATATGGAAATATCACAATTAAATAAAAAGTATTATTATAGTCTGGTTCAATATAACAAAATATTGTCTGAAAGAAACACTGTTTTAAAGAAGAATAATGCAGAGGAATCTATGTTAGACATATATGATATTCAGCTTTCTAAATATGGTGAATATATAATTAAGCAACGAATTGAGTATTTAAATAATTTGAATTCACATGGAAAGCAAATACATAGAGATATAACTTCTGGTAAAGAGGAAATAGAATTTAAATATATTAATTCATTTAAAATAACTGAGAATATCTCAGAAGATATGCTTAAAGCTTTGAGTAAAGACAGAAAAAAAGACATAGAACGTAGAATAACTAATATTGGACCACATAGGGATGATTTTAGCATCTTTATAAACGACATGGATGCTAAAAATTATGCATCACAAGGTCAACAGAGAACGGCTGTTTTGACAATTAAATTTGCTTCACTGCAAATAATAAAAGATATCATGGGGGAATATCCAGTTTTGCTTTTAGATGATGTATTGTCAGAGCTCGACTTTAATAGAAAAAGATATGTTTTGAGTTCTATAAATAATATTCAAACCATAATAACTTGCACAGGAATAGAAGATTTATATAATTACTTAGATCCAAATGCAAAAGTTTTTAAGGTGAAAAAGGGAGCAATTATATAG
- the gyrB gene encoding DNA topoisomerase (ATP-hydrolyzing) subunit B: MEQEKISSNYDESQIQVLEGLEAVRKRPGMYIGSTSARGLHHLVYEIVDNSIDEALAGYCKNINVYINEDNSILVEDDGRGMPVGMHPKMHKATVEVIMTILHAGGKFGGGGYKVSGGLHGVGASVVNALSEQCEVTVYREGHIWRQKYSRGKVLTELENVGDSDRTGTTTYFKPDTEIFEELEFDFEVLSQRLRELAFLNKGINIELFDKRTGKDDKYHYEGGIKSFVEYLNKNKEVIQSEPIYVEGIKDGISVEVGLQYHDGFNENIFTFANNIDTAEGGTHLVGFKSAMTRVLNDYAKKYGFVKDNDKNLSGDDTREGLTAVISVKISEPQFEGQTKTKLGNSEVRGIVDSIVAEGVAEFLEENPDVAKTIIDKSLLAQRARDAARKARELTRKSVLERTALPGKLADCSSKNPDECEIYIVEGDSAGGSAKSGRNRSFQAILPLRGKIMNVEKQRLDKMLNSDTIRSMITAIGGNVGKEFDVTKIRYNRIIIMTDADVDGAHIRTLLLTFFYRYMNKLVEDGHVYIAQPPLYKVSKGKKEAYAYTDAEMEQVIAEFGGRDNTLGIQRYKGLGEMNASQLWDTTMDPEKRILLKVGIEDAMLADEMFTILMGDKVEPRRDFIQENATQVVNLDI, from the coding sequence TTGGAACAAGAAAAGATAAGTAGTAATTATGATGAGAGTCAGATACAGGTTCTAGAAGGTCTTGAAGCGGTTCGAAAAAGACCAGGAATGTATATTGGTAGTACTAGTGCCAGAGGACTTCACCATTTAGTTTATGAAATAGTGGATAATAGTATAGACGAAGCTTTAGCTGGATATTGTAAGAATATAAATGTTTATATTAACGAGGATAATTCTATATTGGTAGAAGATGATGGTAGAGGTATGCCAGTAGGAATGCACCCTAAAATGCATAAGGCCACTGTAGAAGTTATTATGACAATACTACATGCAGGTGGAAAATTTGGTGGTGGAGGCTACAAAGTTTCTGGAGGTCTTCATGGGGTTGGTGCTTCAGTAGTAAATGCTCTTTCAGAGCAATGTGAAGTAACTGTATATAGAGAAGGTCATATTTGGAGACAGAAGTATTCTAGGGGAAAGGTATTAACTGAATTAGAGAATGTTGGTGATTCTGATAGAACAGGTACAACAACTTACTTTAAGCCAGACACAGAAATTTTTGAAGAGTTAGAATTTGACTTTGAAGTATTATCTCAGAGACTTAGAGAATTGGCATTTTTAAATAAAGGGATAAATATAGAGCTATTTGATAAGAGAACAGGTAAAGATGATAAATATCATTATGAAGGTGGTATAAAATCATTTGTTGAATATTTAAATAAAAACAAAGAAGTAATACAAAGTGAACCAATATATGTTGAAGGAATAAAGGATGGCATATCTGTAGAAGTTGGTTTACAATATCATGATGGCTTTAATGAGAACATATTTACTTTTGCAAATAACATAGATACAGCAGAAGGTGGAACACATCTTGTTGGATTTAAGAGTGCTATGACAAGAGTGTTGAATGATTACGCTAAGAAATATGGTTTTGTAAAAGATAACGATAAAAACTTATCAGGTGATGATACCAGAGAAGGTCTTACAGCAGTAATATCTGTAAAAATATCTGAACCTCAATTTGAAGGGCAAACTAAAACTAAGCTAGGAAATAGTGAAGTTAGAGGAATTGTTGATAGCATAGTAGCAGAAGGTGTAGCTGAATTCTTAGAGGAAAATCCAGATGTGGCAAAAACTATTATTGATAAGTCATTATTAGCTCAGAGAGCAAGAGATGCAGCTAGAAAAGCAAGAGAACTTACTAGAAAATCAGTATTAGAAAGAACTGCATTGCCTGGAAAATTAGCAGATTGTTCTTCAAAGAATCCAGATGAATGTGAAATTTATATAGTAGAGGGAGATTCAGCGGGTGGATCTGCAAAGAGTGGTAGAAATAGAAGTTTCCAAGCTATTTTGCCTCTTCGTGGTAAGATAATGAATGTTGAAAAACAAAGACTAGATAAGATGTTAAACTCTGATACTATAAGATCAATGATAACAGCTATAGGTGGAAATGTAGGTAAAGAATTTGATGTAACTAAGATTAGGTATAACAGAATAATAATTATGACTGATGCCGATGTTGATGGTGCTCATATTAGAACTTTACTATTAACCTTCTTCTATAGATACATGAATAAGTTAGTTGAAGATGGCCATGTGTATATTGCACAACCACCACTATATAAAGTATCAAAGGGAAAAAAAGAAGCGTATGCTTATACAGATGCTGAAATGGAACAAGTAATAGCTGAATTTGGTGGAAGAGATAATACATTAGGCATACAAAGATACAAGGGTCTTGGAGAAATGAATGCAAGCCAATTATGGGATACTACTATGGATCCAGAAAAAAGAATATTGCTAAAGGTAGGCATAGAGGATGCAATGTTAGCAGATGAAATGTTTACTATTCTTATGGGGGACAAAGTAGAACCAAGAAGAGATTTCATACAAGAAAATGCAACACAAGTTGTAAATTTAGACATTTAA
- the remB gene encoding extracellular matrix regulator RemB, with translation MFLHLGENVVVPVKDIIGIFDIQTTMFSSDTSQFLRMAEEDGFIEKITNESPKSFVIAEVDKKSKVYLSPISSATLTKRTDVNYNLSEK, from the coding sequence GTGTTTTTACATTTAGGAGAAAATGTAGTGGTACCAGTAAAAGATATTATAGGAATTTTTGATATTCAAACCACTATGTTTAGTTCTGATACAAGTCAATTTTTAAGAATGGCTGAAGAAGATGGATTTATTGAAAAAATAACAAATGAAAGTCCAAAGTCATTTGTTATAGCAGAGGTAGATAAGAAATCTAAAGTGTATTTATCACCGATATCATCTGCAACTCTTACAAAGAGAACGGATGTAAATTATAATCTAAGTGAAAAGTAA